In a genomic window of Pedosphaera parvula Ellin514:
- a CDS encoding GNAT family N-acetyltransferase: protein MEHFHIRDSREVPDALRQLYESYRASLPPFKQEFVGKAFPSLLLAGSGIICFQNNLPAAALTWNVSPTVPGLVTAEFYFEQTWAAGNAVELLIAEYLKAVPQSNSHCVELWISPGAKIHQVLLGEGFQQMERQLLELTSKAPEASCPQGVNFIRLDNFHITPASLQELSELLFKAYWNTVDGVFFEHYRTPAFCQQYVSKFVESPYCDVRNSWIACLGADNRAVGMALGCVWPKARALYLEQLAVHPSFCGHGFGRELFRRFSSVIGAGGARRIILTVSKDNSIPSTMYRSMGARFLDMEIAYFKKATTVHFCKKTEAPFSRRRGCETDQPV, encoded by the coding sequence ATGGAACACTTTCATATTCGTGACTCCCGCGAGGTTCCGGATGCCTTGCGGCAACTCTATGAGAGCTATCGAGCTTCCTTGCCACCTTTCAAGCAGGAATTTGTCGGCAAGGCGTTTCCGAGTTTATTACTGGCTGGCAGTGGAATCATCTGTTTTCAAAACAACCTACCTGCCGCTGCACTCACCTGGAATGTCTCCCCAACGGTTCCTGGTTTAGTTACAGCGGAGTTCTATTTTGAGCAGACCTGGGCGGCCGGAAATGCCGTTGAATTGCTGATTGCTGAATATCTCAAAGCCGTGCCCCAATCCAATTCACATTGTGTTGAGCTGTGGATTTCCCCTGGTGCAAAGATTCATCAAGTCTTGTTAGGAGAAGGCTTCCAGCAAATGGAAAGACAACTCTTGGAACTCACGAGCAAGGCACCGGAAGCGTCCTGCCCGCAAGGTGTGAATTTCATACGCCTGGATAATTTCCACATTACACCAGCCAGCCTGCAGGAGTTGTCAGAACTCCTTTTTAAGGCCTATTGGAACACAGTGGATGGAGTCTTTTTTGAACACTACAGGACCCCGGCATTCTGCCAGCAGTACGTTTCGAAGTTCGTTGAATCACCCTACTGCGATGTTAGGAATTCCTGGATTGCCTGTTTGGGCGCCGATAACCGTGCAGTTGGCATGGCACTTGGATGTGTATGGCCCAAGGCTAGGGCTCTTTACCTGGAACAACTGGCGGTACATCCCTCCTTTTGCGGACACGGTTTTGGAAGAGAATTGTTCAGACGATTTTCCTCTGTCATCGGTGCTGGAGGCGCACGGAGAATTATTTTGACTGTTTCGAAGGATAACTCCATTCCCAGCACGATGTATCGCTCCATGGGTGCGCGATTTTTGGATATGGAAATCGCTTATTTTAAAAAAGCCACCACTGTTCATTTTTGTAAAAAAACGGAAGCACCTTTTTCAAGGCGAAGAGGTTGCGAAACGGATCAGCCTGTCTAA
- a CDS encoding condensation domain-containing protein — translation MLEPDDSAISALIDPQAATLNYPASYSQERLWFVQQLEPQSATYNLPAVSRVRGHIDVPALEQSLNEIIHRHQVLRTSFKLVGNELRQLVAPQINFRVRTIDLQFHAREEREADLQHLVRVEVRQPFLLSHPVLLRATVINMDEGDHVLIIVLHHIAADGWSFGIFSWELETLYASFVANEPSPLRPLRMQFGEYSSWERQEVQSERFRTQLQFWRNQLEGELPAWQIRPDRPRPIRQTFNGATIYMEIPHDLCSPMKTLCHQQRVTPFILLLSIFQVMLHGWSGHTDMVVGTPAINRNREELERLIGFLLNMLVLRVNAHGNPTFWEFLGRVKEIVLSATAHQEVPFEKVLEEMRPQQGSSRNPFVQVVFTFQRGPIHLRLPGLECHPIFVDSNTAKVDLFVEWWEAGKGLQGRIEYNTDLFEAETIRQLASLFPPVLAAAVANPDRQLSELAAMMPARANPPEGRNLNPSPPINRRVDANSHKPLNQEAPALRGSIEKSLTNIWERVLGMEGINRQDNFFELGGHSLLVMQVVVRVRAAFKVNLPMELPFEVPTIAGLAEVIEKMLIAEIDSLGDEDANRML, via the coding sequence ATGCTTGAGCCCGATGATTCCGCCATTTCAGCCTTAATAGATCCGCAAGCTGCGACTCTTAATTACCCTGCTTCCTATTCCCAGGAACGATTATGGTTTGTTCAACAGTTGGAGCCCCAATCAGCCACTTATAACCTGCCGGCGGTATCCCGTGTAAGAGGCCATATCGATGTGCCAGCTCTGGAGCAAAGCCTGAATGAAATTATCCACCGTCATCAGGTGCTGCGCACCTCCTTCAAACTTGTAGGAAACGAATTGCGGCAGCTGGTAGCCCCTCAAATCAATTTTAGAGTGCGGACCATTGACTTGCAGTTCCATGCCCGGGAGGAGCGGGAGGCTGATCTCCAGCATTTAGTCCGTGTTGAAGTAAGACAACCCTTTCTGCTGAGCCATCCCGTGTTGTTACGTGCGACTGTTATTAACATGGATGAAGGGGACCATGTGCTTATCATCGTTTTACACCACATTGCTGCGGATGGATGGTCGTTTGGAATATTTTCCTGGGAACTCGAGACTCTGTATGCGTCGTTTGTAGCGAATGAACCATCACCTTTGCGGCCTTTGCGCATGCAGTTTGGAGAATACTCATCGTGGGAAAGGCAGGAAGTTCAGAGCGAGCGGTTCCGAACGCAACTTCAATTCTGGCGCAATCAACTGGAGGGAGAATTGCCTGCCTGGCAGATAAGGCCGGATCGCCCCCGGCCGATCCGCCAGACTTTCAATGGGGCAACAATTTACATGGAAATCCCGCACGATCTTTGCAGTCCCATGAAAACCTTATGCCACCAGCAAAGGGTCACCCCATTCATACTACTTCTCTCAATATTTCAAGTAATGCTGCACGGTTGGAGTGGTCACACGGACATGGTGGTCGGAACGCCCGCGATAAACCGCAATCGCGAAGAACTGGAGCGTTTGATCGGGTTTTTACTTAACATGCTCGTCTTACGTGTAAATGCCCACGGGAATCCAACATTTTGGGAATTTCTTGGACGTGTGAAAGAAATTGTCCTCTCTGCTACTGCTCATCAGGAGGTGCCTTTTGAAAAAGTGCTCGAAGAGATGAGACCCCAGCAAGGTTCGAGCCGGAATCCTTTCGTACAAGTGGTGTTTACATTTCAACGAGGACCAATTCATCTCCGATTGCCCGGGCTGGAATGCCATCCTATTTTCGTGGACAGCAATACAGCCAAGGTCGACCTCTTTGTAGAATGGTGGGAAGCCGGAAAGGGTCTTCAAGGACGAATTGAGTATAACACTGATTTGTTTGAGGCGGAAACCATCAGGCAATTGGCCTCATTGTTTCCTCCAGTTCTAGCTGCGGCAGTTGCCAATCCCGATCGACAGCTCTCTGAATTGGCAGCGATGATGCCAGCGCGAGCAAATCCTCCTGAAGGGAGGAACTTAAACCCAAGCCCACCGATCAATCGTCGTGTGGATGCCAACTCGCACAAACCGCTTAACCAGGAGGCTCCTGCATTGCGGGGATCAATAGAAAAATCTCTGACAAATATTTGGGAACGGGTATTGGGCATGGAAGGGATCAACCGGCAGGACAATTTCTTTGAACTTGGCGGTCATTCGCTTTTGGTCATGCAGGTAGTGGTGCGTGTGCGTGCGGCCTTCAAGGTGAATCTTCCCATGGAGCTTCCTTTTGAAGTACCTACAATCGCGGGTCTGGCCGAGGTAATCGAGAAAATGTTAATTGCGGAAATTGATTCGCTTGGCGATGAGGATGCAAACCGGATGCTTTGA
- a CDS encoding formyltetrahydrofolate deformylase, producing MTKMATITVIGRDKAGVVARVTKHLFEGGANIEALEEQVTRGQFSMVIQASWELNQFSLAMLQSGLCRLAQQLEMEISVHVTEPHQEQRMALMVTREPHCLEALLSNHRLAELKAIPSIVLSNCPDLEPIARENDVPFAFVPWHERKQGEREALAILQKHNTDFIVLARFMKVLSHNFVWRYPKKIINIHPSLLPSFPGAQAYRQAWERGVKIIGVTAHFVTMDLDEGPIIAQGSFSVQKNMRLPDIIKEGQKHEAHILTQAVNLYLSKQLEISWGIVSEIDKSENNPAAVSKLIARERDAGLSFEKPSATKSLSFAGEIPMPPDGLRFDGAQFTQRSTVIFSLQAALDSQ from the coding sequence ATGACAAAAATGGCAACAATAACTGTTATTGGCAGGGATAAGGCAGGAGTAGTGGCTCGGGTGACCAAACACCTGTTCGAGGGAGGAGCAAACATTGAAGCGTTGGAAGAGCAGGTAACCCGGGGACAGTTCAGTATGGTGATCCAGGCTTCCTGGGAATTAAACCAGTTTAGCCTGGCGATGCTGCAGTCGGGCTTATGCCGTCTCGCGCAGCAACTCGAGATGGAAATATCAGTTCATGTGACTGAGCCTCACCAGGAGCAACGCATGGCCCTCATGGTAACACGTGAACCGCATTGCCTGGAAGCTTTGCTCTCCAATCATCGCCTGGCCGAATTAAAAGCTATTCCGTCGATTGTTCTCTCCAACTGCCCAGATCTGGAGCCAATTGCCAGGGAAAACGATGTGCCTTTTGCATTCGTACCCTGGCATGAGCGCAAACAGGGAGAGAGGGAAGCGCTTGCCATCTTGCAAAAGCACAACACGGACTTCATCGTCCTGGCCCGCTTCATGAAAGTTCTTTCCCACAATTTTGTGTGGCGGTATCCAAAAAAGATTATCAATATTCATCCCTCCCTGCTTCCCAGCTTTCCGGGCGCACAAGCGTATCGTCAGGCGTGGGAACGGGGGGTAAAGATTATTGGAGTAACGGCGCATTTCGTGACCATGGATCTGGATGAAGGTCCAATTATTGCCCAAGGCAGTTTTTCCGTGCAAAAAAACATGCGGCTGCCAGACATCATCAAAGAGGGCCAAAAGCACGAAGCCCACATCCTCACACAAGCCGTGAACCTTTATCTTTCCAAACAGTTGGAAATATCCTGGGGGATCGTAAGTGAGATTGACAAAAGCGAAAACAACCCGGCAGCGGTTTCTAAACTGATTGCTCGCGAGAGGGATGCGGGGTTATCTTTTGAGAAGCCATCGGCAACAAAGAGTTTGTCTTTTGCTGGTGAGATTCCGATGCCCCCGGACGGGCTACGCTTTGATGGTGCTCAATTCACTCAGCGCTCGACGGTAATCTTTTCGTTGCAAGCAGCGTTGGATTCTCAGTGA
- a CDS encoding arylsulfatase yields MSKKHLAGLFHVWRWILVFALLEQLSFKGLAAETSATPPNIVLILADDLGFSDLGCFGSEISTPHLDHLAAEGLRMTQFYTTPRCCPSRAALLTGLYPQQAGIGNMMEDRGIPGYRGELGQNCLTIAEELRRADYHTAMVGKWHLSHIHFDGKKQLNHESDEPFWDNKNSWPVQRGFEDYFGTIHGVGSYYDPFSLVRNNTPIRPEGTNFYYTHAITEHAVADINRLAGNKKPFFLFVAYTAPHWPLQAPEKDIAKYRQRYLAGWDTIRSNRYQRQMEMGLLNKKWPLSPRDPRVPAWSSVVDKEWEANRMATYAAMVENLDNGVGNILETLKRKGIEQNTLVIFFSDNGACAEPIEPNWYDVPSRTRDGRHISVGNNNHAVFAGPDNVWQSYGIPWANVSDTPFLLYKHFTHEGGIASPFIARWPAGIKQSGVVSDQLAHVTDIMPTLVEIASAAHPDNYEGRAIQPLEGKSLLPIFEGKDRLHPSPIFWEHEGNRAVRLQQWKLVARQGQEWELYDSSADRTEQNNLTSFHPDKVKEMANLYDAWAKRCHVLPFDQLPRERPIIPAQITNAAPQSAFNGH; encoded by the coding sequence ATGAGTAAAAAGCATCTGGCTGGATTATTCCATGTTTGGCGGTGGATTTTGGTTTTTGCATTGTTGGAGCAGCTGAGTTTCAAAGGTTTGGCGGCTGAAACCAGTGCGACGCCACCAAACATTGTTTTGATTTTGGCCGACGACCTTGGATTCTCTGATCTCGGTTGCTTTGGCTCGGAAATTTCCACCCCGCATCTGGATCACTTGGCGGCTGAAGGACTGCGTATGACGCAGTTTTACACCACCCCGCGCTGTTGTCCGTCCCGGGCGGCGTTGCTCACGGGATTATATCCGCAACAGGCCGGAATTGGCAACATGATGGAAGATCGCGGCATCCCCGGCTATCGCGGCGAGCTCGGCCAAAACTGTCTCACGATTGCGGAAGAATTGCGCCGGGCTGACTACCACACAGCCATGGTTGGCAAATGGCATTTAAGCCACATTCATTTCGACGGTAAAAAACAGTTGAATCACGAATCTGACGAACCCTTCTGGGATAACAAGAACAGTTGGCCCGTCCAGCGCGGCTTCGAAGATTATTTCGGGACCATCCACGGCGTCGGCAGCTACTATGACCCGTTTTCATTGGTGCGCAACAACACGCCCATTCGTCCGGAAGGCACCAACTTTTACTACACCCATGCGATCACGGAACACGCCGTTGCCGACATCAACCGCCTTGCGGGGAACAAAAAGCCGTTCTTTCTCTTCGTCGCCTATACGGCGCCGCACTGGCCGTTACAGGCACCGGAAAAAGACATCGCCAAATATCGGCAACGCTATCTGGCCGGTTGGGACACAATCCGTTCCAACCGTTATCAGCGCCAGATGGAGATGGGTCTTTTGAATAAAAAATGGCCCTTGTCGCCGCGGGATCCGCGCGTGCCGGCCTGGAGCAGTGTGGTGGATAAAGAATGGGAGGCAAATCGGATGGCGACTTACGCAGCCATGGTCGAAAACCTCGACAACGGTGTGGGAAATATTCTCGAAACACTAAAACGGAAGGGAATCGAACAAAATACACTGGTGATTTTTTTCTCTGACAATGGGGCTTGCGCGGAGCCCATCGAGCCAAATTGGTATGATGTCCCCAGCCGGACGCGCGACGGAAGGCACATCTCTGTCGGTAATAACAATCATGCAGTATTCGCAGGGCCGGACAATGTCTGGCAAAGCTACGGCATACCATGGGCAAATGTCAGCGACACACCGTTTCTGCTTTACAAACACTTCACGCATGAAGGTGGCATCGCCTCGCCATTCATCGCACGCTGGCCAGCAGGCATCAAACAGTCAGGGGTTGTGTCTGACCAGCTCGCGCACGTTACCGACATCATGCCGACGTTGGTCGAAATTGCCAGTGCCGCGCATCCCGATAATTACGAAGGCCGTGCAATTCAACCTCTGGAAGGCAAAAGTCTTCTCCCCATCTTCGAGGGAAAAGACCGCTTGCACCCCTCCCCCATCTTTTGGGAACACGAGGGCAACCGGGCTGTCCGGCTGCAACAGTGGAAACTCGTGGCCCGCCAGGGACAAGAATGGGAACTTTATGACAGCAGCGCGGATCGAACTGAACAAAACAATCTGACCTCCTTTCATCCAGACAAAGTCAAGGAGATGGCAAACCTATATGACGCCTGGGCCAAACGCTGCCATGTCCTGCCTTTTGATCAACTCCCGCGTGAACGCCCGATAATTCCCGCTCAAATTACGAACGCAGCGCCTCAATCAGCATTTAATGGTCACTGA
- a CDS encoding glutaminase family protein: MMIRTLLNRRAVALSVAVLFSTVCCSLHAETFRPPSVPLVACDPYFSLWSPADKLTDADTTHWTGKVQRMTGLVKIDGKNFRIMGMEPGNVPALPQTGLEVLPTRTIYSFEGQGIHLTLTFMTAALPEDLDLLSRPVTYLTWESHSTDNQKHKVAAYFDAYGAMACNTPDQAVNFNQAGSGKIKAWRVGTVEQPILQKRGDDLRIDWGYFYVAMADNGHGSLTANKVEATRTGFMTDGKLPAPAAEAALQNNNRNDTVLAFAAKLDCAKNTVGTAWLMLAYDDLYSIQYMRKNLRPYWRRNGWEPADLLKASARDYALLQKRCAAFDDELMNDLRNVGGENYAKLGALAYRQCFAAGKFIADENGQPLQFCKENHSNGCISTSDVFYPMSPQFLLFGPTLAKSFIVPFMNYAASERWKFPFAPHDLGTYPKANGQVYGDGEHGVNNQMPVEESGNLLCLFAAVAEMEGNADFAGIYWKQLEQWANYLKEKGFDPEKQLCTDDFAGHLAHNVNLSVKAICGLGSFARLCEMRGDKAKADEYFKLAREFAQRWVKEADDGDHFRLAFDKPGTWSQKYNLVWDGVLGLNLFPKEVMRKEMDFYKKTQNAFGLPLDNRQTYTKLDWITWTATLTENREDFNALLAPIIHFLNQTPDRSAMTDWYQTKSAKKVGFDARPVVGGVFMRMLYEKPVWQKYAKRDKTKATGWAAMPKLPGFEAVLPAADTKPGLWRYTTSQPATNWFTPEFDASSWSEGQSGFGRTRNSAAIVNTVWTADDIWLRREVELKGSKWDELLGWLHHDDDTEVYVNGVLAIKTTGATGAYEDFSFNRRGRTAIQPGKNVIAIHCRNTGGEQYIDFGLVRSKAAN; the protein is encoded by the coding sequence ATGATGATTAGAACTCTTTTGAACCGTCGCGCGGTCGCGTTAAGCGTTGCCGTGCTGTTTAGCACTGTTTGCTGCAGCCTTCATGCTGAAACCTTCCGGCCACCGTCCGTCCCGCTGGTGGCGTGTGATCCATACTTCAGCCTTTGGTCGCCAGCAGATAAACTGACCGATGCCGACACAACACACTGGACGGGCAAGGTGCAGCGTATGACCGGGTTGGTAAAAATCGATGGAAAGAATTTTCGCATTATGGGGATGGAGCCGGGGAATGTTCCGGCGTTGCCACAGACTGGTCTGGAAGTCTTGCCAACGCGGACAATCTACAGCTTTGAAGGGCAGGGTATCCATCTTACGCTCACGTTCATGACGGCGGCTTTGCCGGAGGATTTGGATTTATTGTCGCGCCCGGTGACTTATCTGACGTGGGAATCGCACTCAACCGACAACCAAAAGCACAAAGTTGCGGCTTACTTCGATGCGTATGGAGCAATGGCCTGCAACACGCCAGATCAAGCCGTCAATTTTAACCAGGCTGGCTCCGGAAAAATCAAAGCGTGGCGTGTCGGCACGGTGGAGCAGCCCATCCTGCAGAAGCGCGGCGACGATTTGCGGATTGACTGGGGTTATTTCTATGTGGCGATGGCCGACAATGGGCATGGAAGTTTGACTGCCAACAAAGTTGAGGCGACGCGAACCGGTTTTATGACCGATGGAAAATTGCCTGCTCCCGCGGCCGAGGCTGCGCTGCAAAACAACAACCGCAACGACACTGTGCTGGCCTTCGCCGCGAAATTGGATTGCGCCAAAAACACCGTCGGCACGGCCTGGCTGATGCTTGCATATGACGATCTGTATTCCATCCAATACATGCGGAAAAATCTGCGTCCATATTGGAGGCGCAATGGATGGGAGCCGGCAGACCTTTTGAAAGCGTCGGCCCGAGATTATGCCTTGTTGCAAAAACGCTGCGCGGCATTTGACGACGAACTGATGAATGATTTGCGAAATGTCGGTGGAGAAAATTACGCCAAACTGGGCGCGCTGGCGTACCGCCAATGTTTCGCCGCCGGAAAATTTATTGCCGATGAAAACGGCCAGCCGCTGCAGTTCTGCAAGGAAAATCACTCCAACGGTTGCATCAGCACGTCCGATGTGTTTTACCCGATGTCGCCACAATTTCTGTTGTTCGGCCCGACGCTGGCAAAGTCGTTCATCGTTCCGTTCATGAATTATGCCGCCAGCGAACGCTGGAAATTTCCTTTCGCACCGCATGACCTTGGCACCTATCCCAAGGCGAATGGCCAGGTTTACGGCGATGGCGAGCACGGCGTTAACAACCAGATGCCGGTTGAGGAAAGCGGAAACCTGCTGTGCCTTTTTGCGGCCGTTGCGGAGATGGAGGGCAATGCCGATTTTGCCGGGATTTACTGGAAACAGCTGGAGCAGTGGGCGAATTACCTGAAGGAAAAGGGTTTTGACCCTGAGAAACAACTTTGCACGGACGACTTTGCTGGCCATCTTGCGCACAATGTGAACCTGAGTGTAAAAGCCATCTGCGGCCTGGGTTCCTTTGCCAGGCTGTGCGAAATGCGCGGTGACAAGGCCAAGGCCGATGAATATTTCAAACTTGCGCGCGAGTTTGCCCAACGCTGGGTGAAAGAGGCTGATGACGGCGACCATTTCCGCCTGGCGTTCGACAAACCCGGTACCTGGAGTCAGAAGTATAATCTGGTTTGGGATGGTGTGCTCGGTCTGAACCTATTCCCGAAGGAAGTCATGCGCAAGGAAATGGATTTTTATAAGAAGACGCAGAACGCATTCGGCCTGCCGCTCGACAACCGCCAGACTTACACCAAGTTGGACTGGATCACCTGGACCGCAACACTCACGGAGAACCGTGAGGACTTCAATGCGTTGCTCGCCCCGATCATACATTTCTTGAACCAGACGCCAGATCGCTCAGCGATGACCGACTGGTATCAGACCAAGTCGGCGAAAAAAGTTGGGTTCGATGCACGCCCGGTGGTGGGCGGCGTCTTCATGCGGATGCTTTACGAGAAACCGGTCTGGCAGAAGTATGCAAAACGCGATAAAACGAAAGCCACGGGCTGGGCGGCGATGCCCAAGCTACCCGGATTCGAGGCGGTTTTGCCGGCGGCGGATACCAAACCGGGGTTGTGGCGTTACACAACCAGCCAGCCTGCGACAAACTGGTTCACTCCAGAATTTGATGCGTCCAGTTGGTCGGAAGGCCAGAGCGGTTTCGGCAGGACACGAAACTCCGCTGCGATCGTCAACACGGTTTGGACCGCGGACGACATCTGGCTGCGACGCGAAGTGGAATTGAAGGGGAGCAAGTGGGATGAGCTGCTCGGCTGGCTGCATCACGACGATGACACGGAGGTTTATGTCAACGGTGTTCTGGCAATCAAAACGACTGGTGCCACCGGTGCGTATGAAGATTTTTCGTTTAATCGCCGTGGTCGGACGGCTATTCAGCCCGGCAAGAATGTGATCGCCATCCATTGCCGTAATACAGGCGGCGAGCAATACATTGATTTCGGGTTGGTGAGATCCAAGGCCGCCAATTGA
- a CDS encoding heavy metal translocating P-type ATPase metal-binding domain-containing protein yields the protein MDTALQTTASSNDRQRGQAQQCFHCGSPCNASILCKEEKAFCCHGCLTVFEILSENGLTDFYSLSENAGVRIKKVGTKDQFAFLDEPAVREKLVNFSDDKITQVTFHIPAIHCIACVWLLENLFRLKPGIGQSHVNFPRKEISISFERQKVGLGELVDLLASLGYEPDLKLSDLEGGRSPVSRRLWLQLGIAGFAFGNIMLFSISSYLGLDIQYFKKLFAYLSFALVLPVIFYGASDYWKSAWLSLSRRMLTIEVPIAAGMAHGNCCHR from the coding sequence ATGGATACAGCTTTGCAAACAACAGCGTCGAGTAACGACAGGCAGCGCGGGCAAGCCCAGCAGTGCTTCCACTGCGGCTCACCCTGCAACGCCAGCATTCTTTGTAAAGAGGAGAAAGCTTTTTGCTGCCACGGATGTTTAACCGTTTTTGAAATCCTGAGTGAAAACGGACTGACTGATTTCTATAGTTTATCCGAGAACGCCGGGGTTCGTATTAAGAAGGTTGGAACAAAAGACCAATTTGCATTTTTGGACGAACCGGCTGTCCGTGAAAAACTGGTAAACTTTTCAGACGACAAAATCACTCAAGTTACTTTCCACATTCCAGCGATTCACTGCATTGCCTGTGTTTGGTTGCTGGAAAATCTCTTTCGCCTCAAGCCAGGCATTGGTCAGTCCCATGTCAACTTTCCCCGAAAGGAAATCTCGATTTCGTTTGAACGCCAAAAAGTAGGGTTGGGCGAGTTGGTGGATTTGCTGGCTTCGCTCGGATACGAGCCGGATCTTAAGCTTTCCGACTTGGAGGGCGGGAGAAGTCCTGTTTCTCGCCGTCTCTGGCTGCAACTTGGCATTGCCGGCTTCGCGTTTGGCAACATCATGCTATTCAGCATCTCTTCCTATCTTGGACTCGACATTCAATATTTCAAAAAGTTATTTGCTTATCTCAGTTTCGCCTTGGTCTTGCCGGTCATTTTTTACGGCGCTTCAGATTATTGGAAATCAGCCTGGTTGAGCTTGAGTCGCCGGATGCTCACCATTGAAGTGCCGATCGCGGCGGGTATGGCACATGGAAATTGTTGCCATCGCTGA
- the hemH gene encoding ferrochelatase, producing the protein MTKQGVLLINLGSPDSPSVPAVRKYLREFLMDGRVLDTPWPIRFGIVHFAILPKRPKASAHAYKSIWTTAGSPLVVTSKNLKGALQARLSIPVELAMRHQSPSVAEAINELHYQGVDELLVIPLFPHYAMSSYESAVVRVREVTARQSPLMKIVVQPPYYNALDYNNALVASAEDYIKRDFDHLLFSFHGIPERHLRKSDTTGCHCLKVKNCCETPSSAHATCYRAQCFQTMKAFVKQAGIPEGKYSIAFQSRLGRDPWLTPYTDKELERLARGGVKKLLVICPAFVSDCLETLEEIGMRGRETFLHSGGTSDTMIPCLNEHPLWIVALENMTKRFMADNVHQSPEERRNSFQPVAI; encoded by the coding sequence ATGACTAAACAAGGCGTTCTCTTAATCAATCTTGGCTCGCCGGATTCTCCTTCCGTTCCGGCGGTTCGCAAATACCTCCGTGAGTTTCTAATGGACGGTCGCGTTCTCGACACACCGTGGCCGATTCGCTTCGGCATTGTTCATTTCGCCATCCTCCCGAAGCGGCCCAAGGCATCAGCGCACGCGTATAAAAGTATTTGGACAACGGCAGGTTCACCACTCGTCGTCACCAGCAAAAACCTAAAAGGAGCGTTGCAGGCGCGGCTTTCGATTCCAGTCGAACTGGCCATGCGTCATCAAAGCCCATCGGTTGCAGAAGCCATAAACGAACTGCATTACCAGGGCGTTGATGAACTGCTGGTCATACCGCTGTTTCCACATTACGCCATGTCGAGCTACGAGTCGGCTGTCGTTCGTGTCAGGGAAGTCACGGCACGCCAGTCGCCCCTGATGAAGATCGTGGTTCAGCCGCCTTATTATAATGCCCTGGATTACAACAACGCACTCGTAGCCAGCGCGGAAGATTATATAAAACGTGATTTCGACCACCTGCTCTTCAGTTTTCACGGCATCCCTGAACGGCACCTGCGAAAGTCTGACACGACAGGTTGTCACTGTTTGAAGGTGAAGAATTGCTGTGAAACTCCCAGTTCGGCACATGCCACCTGCTACCGTGCTCAATGTTTTCAAACGATGAAAGCGTTCGTGAAACAGGCAGGGATCCCGGAAGGAAAATATTCCATCGCTTTTCAATCCCGCCTGGGACGCGATCCCTGGCTGACGCCATACACAGACAAGGAATTGGAACGACTGGCGAGGGGTGGCGTCAAAAAACTCCTCGTGATTTGTCCCGCTTTCGTGTCCGATTGCCTTGAGACACTCGAGGAGATTGGCATGAGAGGTCGCGAGACTTTTCTCCATTCCGGTGGGACGAGTGACACGATGATACCCTGCCTCAATGAACATCCGCTGTGGATCGTCGCTCTCGAGAATATGACCAAACGCTTCATGGCTGACAATGTTCACCAGAGCCCTGAGGAGCGTCGCAACAGCTTCCAACCGGTTGCCATCTGA
- the hemG gene encoding protoporphyrinogen oxidase — translation MVDALQHQLADCIRLNNLVQELEEIPNGWRVFSKDGINEYGAVVLAAPAHCLTKVLLRTNSAPSLSFEEIKHPPIASIVLGFRRDKVAHPLDGFGVLVPAVEQMNILGVLFSSSLFPNRAPDGHVTLTCFVGGCRNPDLALTDRPALRRLVLEDLKRLLGVTGSPTFEHYSTFRQSIPQYDVGFGKFKELMNRIEASAPGLYFAGHYRDGISVGDSIASAEKAATQIVQFFKHSHSHTSPDLATA, via the coding sequence TTGGTTGATGCCCTGCAACATCAGCTCGCAGACTGCATTCGCTTAAACAATCTGGTTCAAGAGCTGGAGGAAATTCCCAACGGCTGGCGTGTCTTTTCGAAAGATGGAATAAACGAATATGGCGCGGTAGTTCTCGCAGCTCCTGCACATTGCCTGACAAAGGTTCTGCTGAGAACAAATTCGGCTCCTTCGCTTTCGTTCGAAGAAATAAAACATCCACCGATCGCAAGTATTGTCCTTGGCTTCCGGCGCGACAAGGTCGCACATCCGCTCGATGGCTTCGGGGTCCTCGTTCCGGCGGTGGAGCAAATGAATATCCTTGGCGTCCTCTTTTCATCGTCGCTCTTTCCGAACCGTGCTCCGGATGGGCATGTCACTCTCACGTGTTTCGTCGGTGGTTGTAGAAATCCAGATCTTGCTTTGACTGACAGGCCAGCTTTGCGCCGTCTGGTCTTGGAAGATTTGAAGCGTCTTCTAGGCGTAACGGGAAGTCCGACTTTTGAGCATTACTCAACTTTCCGGCAATCAATTCCTCAATACGACGTCGGTTTTGGAAAGTTCAAGGAACTCATGAATCGCATCGAAGCCAGTGCTCCCGGGCTGTATTTCGCCGGCCACTATCGCGACGGCATTTCGGTTGGTGATTCCATCGCCTCGGCAGAAAAGGCGGCGACACAAATCGTTCAGTTTTTCAAACATTCTCATTCACACACTTCCCCAGACCTGGCTACTGCATGA